The genomic segment AGCGGCGAACGAGTGGCGAGCGGAATGGCGAAAAAAGTTAACCAGTGCTCAGGAGAACACTGATCTTTTTTAGGTAAAGGACAGGGACTAAAAGTTAACCACTGCTCTGGAGTACACTGATCCCTTTTAGGTAAAAAAAACCTTATAGTTAGGTTTTCCCATTGCATCGGTTGTAAGGCCTAAACTCACAACCAATGCTCCTAAACAAGTTAGGCTTTTGAGCTTTAGGCTTTTAAAATAAATTTCCTCTGTGTCCTCGGTTCCAGTGGTTAACTGCTTTTCTCTTTTTTTTAATCTTTCAAGCAGTGGTAGTGGCAGTTTACAAAAAAAACCTCTGTGTTCTCATAAGCAGTGGTCAACTTCTTTTTTCTGCTTTTTCTCGCTGTTATTCTCGCTTTTAGGCAGTCGCCACTCCACTCTGCTTCGCTGCTGCTGTGGCAGTTTACCAAAAAACCTCTGTGAACTCGGTTCCAGTGGTTGGCGTCCTCACCACTCCGCCCTGCTCCGCTGCCGCCACTTCGCTACGCTTGCTGCTGCTTTTTAAATAATTTCCTCTGTGCTCTCTGTGCTCTCTGTGCTCTCTGTGGTTGATGTGAGATTTTATTACATTGATTCTCTTCGGCGCTGGAGGGCGGTGCGGAGAAGGGCCAGGGCAACAGCAAGAAAGCAGGAGAGTAAAACTGTGGTGGCAAGGATGAGAGCTTTTTTCGGCTTTATCTTATGCCCACTTCCCGTCGCGGCAGAATAAACCTGAAGAGCATGAACTCCCTGCAGATCATCGGTGTAAGCATCCAACTGTTGCAGGCGAGAGAGAAGTCCTGGTAGTTCAGCGATATAGGCATCATCATCCTTACGAGCCCTGAGCCCGTTAAGCTCACTACTTCCCAGTAAGAGCTCTCTCTTTTCTAGAAGGGGTTGCAGTTGCTGTGCATAAAGTTTTTTATCGGAGATCTCTCTTAAAATCTGTATACGCTTCGCCAACACCTCGGTACCCAACAAATATACAGGCATAGCGGTTTGATCAGTTACCATTACCTTGAGATTAGAAACATTTCTTTCAGAAATATTATCCATGGAGGTGGGCAACTTTATGCCAAGAGACTCTGCTATAGCATAATTTTCCTGCAAGCGAGTCAAACGAACAGCACGGGATCGTAGCACCGAGGCCTTGAGGGCTGAAATTTCCATATCAACCTGTTCAAGATCCTTTTTTTGCTGAGCCAATAGACGGGTAATTCGATTCCCGCGGTCAACTGAGGCAGCATGGCGCAACAGTCCAATCTTATTATTTATTTCTTTACCCGCTTTCTGAATAACCACCTCCATCTCTTGCTCCACATAGGCAGCAGCCTTTTTATCCACAAAGAGAACAAATCCCGTCAGTCGCTGTTCTACACTCGTATTATCTCCTCCTCCCCGATAAGAGATGCGCAGCACCGAGGGATCTGAGACAGCTTTTCCCTTGATAGGTTTTGGGGCCTGAACCTGCACAGAAAGACCAACAAACTCCCCCTGCAATCCCTGAAGTTCTTCATCGGTAAACGCCCCCTCCCTATTCCCTTGACGAAAAGTGACCCAACTATCAAAGGATTTTAAGTACTGGGAGACGATGCCAAAACGGTATGATCTAGTCAGCAAGTCCTGACCTGTAGCCACAGGCACAACCAGGGCAACACTATCGGCTTGACCTATATCCATTCTGGCCTGATAGGTCGATGGAAGGACGAGTAGCACCAGAAAAGCCACCAAGGTTACGGCCAGAACAATCTTCATAAGAAATTTTCGCTGATCCCAGATATCATGCAACAAACCGAGAAGATCTATTTCATCATTTTGAAAATAAGGCGATTGTTCTTTATCTCTTCCTCGAAATTCTCTGGCCAATAGCGCTGTCTTATCTTCTTGCATAAAATACCTTCCTTGCATGGTAATAACTCATAAGAACTACAAAATAAAAAGACAACTACAGTTAACCACTGCCTTGAGGACACGGAGAAAGACTTTTTAGGTAAACTGCTTAAAAACAGAAATAAAACCTTGAACTTTAAAATCTTTTTATCTTTAAGTTTCTTACTCCGCTTTCCTGCTGCTTTTTAAATAATTTCCTCTGTGTTCTTCAGCCAGTGGTTAATCCATTCGATTTTCTCGCTATTTCTCTCGCCTTTCGCCACTTCGCTACTACCTTTTAGGTAGTGGCTTTTTACCAAAAAATCTCTGTGTGCTTGGTTGCAGTGGTTAGCCCTTTCCTGCTGTTATATTTTCTCGCTGTTGTCGTTGCTGTTGTAGTTACTTTTCGCTTTTCGCTTTTTAAATAATTTCCTCTGTGTACCTGGTGTCAGTGGTTAACCTTTTTGGGGCAGGCACTGCGGAAAGAGAAGAGCAGGAGGCCCCTTCCCCTGTTGAGAGGGGAAGGGGCTGAGGCAAGGCCTATTTAAAGCTTTGCCCTCTTCTTCTCAGGGCAGAAAAGAGAAGGGCGGCGATAAAAATCATACCTAGTGCCAACATGCCAAAGGCTACCTCCAGTAGAATTATTTTTTTCGCTTCGTAAACCCCGGCCTGCCTCTTCTGGACTGGCCCGACAATGGTATACATCGTCTGGGATGGCTTGAGGTAGAGTTGACAAACTTCTTTATAGATAGTGCTTACTCCCTCAACTACTGCGACAAGATTCTCCTGTATTTGTAAAATATCTCCATTAACAATGGCAAATTTTTCATCTGCACTCAGGCGCTTGGCCAGGTCATTCTCCGGAGTATTCTTCATATTCTGATAAAAACTGATATCAGACTCTACCCCGGCAAGATCAGTTCCCTCGGCAATAATACGCTTCATCAAGCCCTGACGAAACTGTGCTTCGGCACTTTCGTTGGTCAACTTCACCAGGCGATCCAAAAAGGCATCGCCAATTTGCGGGATCATACTCCCCCCACTAGCAGACAGACTTGAATTGCCACCAGCTCCAGAGCGAGAACTTCTGGTTGCCCTATTTTGGATATAGGCCTCCATGGCGTCCTCAACAACCCTTATACGTTTTTCAATTTCAACTCTTTTCCGATTAAGGGCATCCAACCGATAATCAATATAGAGGAGGGCCTGGTTTTTTTCCTTGAAGACCCCAAGTCCCCAAATTTTTGCAAAGAGATTTTTAAAGGCAAACAGCTGAATATCTTTTATCTCACTCTGCAAATCGGCAATCGTTCCACGGTCGCCACGCAACAAATCAGCCCCCGGGAGTGCCTCTACCCCCTTGGCGAATCCTTCAACCCTCTGCAGCACCAAGCGGTAGCGATCGGCGATGATCATAAACTCACTCTCCGACATATCCCGTAAAATCGCACTAGAAGAGATTATTGGAATAGAGTATTGAAAAATCCCCTTACTCTCCTTCGAATAATTGGCCCACCCCTCCAATAATTGGGTCAGAACAATCTCTGCAATATCATAGGGAATGGCATCGCCAGCCATCCTCAGGAAATAGGGCGCCGAGGCCATTAAAGACCGCTTATCGGCAAGATACTCCTTATGCAAAACACCCCACTGCTCCGAGGACATTTTTTTAGAGGCTGTTGCTGCTAAAAATCGTTGTTCTAAAATGAGCATGCCCCTACTATCCTTAAGTACAGTAAGAGAGGCCTGAAAATCTTTAAAGCTGAGATATTCAGCAAGTTGTTTTTCTTCATAAACGGCCCGAAGAATAGGCGTTTCCAGCAGGTCTCTCACCTTAAAGCTCATGCCATTGGGATACTCCCCGCTAGCCGCCCCGGCAAAACTAAAATGAACAGGCAGATCAACCACGCGCATCTCTTTTTTACTGAGCAAAAAGGCTGCCGAGGAGGCCATGAGGAAAAAGAGACAGGCAATAGCAATGGTGATCCATCTGCGACAGGACCATAAGTCCCTAAATATGGTAGTTAAATCTATACAATCATCATCTGCATGCCGCACAACATCAAGGGCTTTGGACTGGTCCATAACAAAACTCCATATTAAAAAACAAAAAAAACTACGGTTAACCACAGAGGAAGAGGAGAACACAGAGAAAAACATTTTATGTAAACTGCTTAAAACAAAAAGACAAGAACTATTAATCACTGGTGGAGAACACTGATTTCATTTTATGTAAACTGCAGAAAAGACAGATACTAGATACGACAGATATAAGATACTAGATGCGAGAAAGAGCAGAAAAAGCGAAGGACAGTTAACCACTGCTTAAGAGCACACTGATTTCAGTTTAGGCAAAGGACGAAAATCTAACAGCAACCAAGGGCACGGCAAAACATCTCTGGCAACAAATCGTTAAAACTAGAGCTATCTAGCAGTTATCTTTTTACCAAAAAATCTCTGTGTACTCTGTGAACTCTGTGGTTAACTTTTTTCTGTCTCTCTGTTCTTGATTGCCAGTGGTTAACTTTTTTTTACATTTGGCAAGGAATTGTTTAAAGTGGGTTTTGGGAATAATTACCAACAAGCTGTCCTTATAATAAAATAGCCACAAGAGGAAGAGGATGAAATATATCGGTGCCCATGTGAGTGCGGCGGGAGGGGTTGAAAATGCTCCGAAAAATGCGGTTGCAATAGGGGCCAATGCCTTTGCCCTTTTCACCAAGAACCAACGACAATGGAAGGCCAAGCCCTTAACGGAGGAGAGTATTGCCGCCTTTAAAGAGAATTTGACAGAGGCCGGGATAGAGGCCAGACATGTCCTCCCCCATGACTCCTATCTGATCAACCTGGGGCATCCCGAGGCCGAGGCTCTGGAAAAATCACGGGGAGCATTTATGGACGAGCTGGGGCGATGCGCCCAGCTTGGACTACCCCTGCTCAACTTCCATCCCGGCAGTCACCTAAAAAAAATTGATCCGGAGGCCTGTCTGGATCGTATTGCCGAGAGCATTAATCTGGCCCATGGGTCGGTGGCAGATGTGATAACCGTTATTGAAAACACGGCGGGCCAAGGAACTAATCTGGGCTATCGCTTTGAGCATCTGGCCAGGATAATAGCGGCTGTTGAGGATAAGTCGCGGGTGGGAGTCTGCATTGATACCTGCCACGCCTTCGCCGCCGGCTATGACCTGCGCACTGTAGAGGCATGCGAGAAGAGCTGGGCTGAATTTGACCGGATCGTGGGCTTTAAATATCTGCGGGGCATGCATCTCAATGATGCCAAGAGTGAATTTTTCAGTCGGGTTGACCGGCACCAGAGTTTGGGGGCGGGAAATATTGGCTGGGAGGCATTTCGCTATATTATGAAGGATGATCGTTTTGATGATATCCCTCTCATCCTTGAAACTGTGGACACTAGCCTCTGGCAGGAAGAAATTAAAAAACTACAGCAGTGGAGCGTAGTGGAATGGCGAGAACTAGAAAAAACAAAGACAAGTTAACCACAGAGGAAGAGGAGTACACAGAGAAAAACTCTTTAATTAAAAAACAAAAAACCTTAAAGATTAAACAATTAGGAAAAGAAAAATGTTCCCCTCCATCAGTAGCTCACCCAAAGCCCTCTGTGTTCTTCAGCCAGTGGTTAACGCTGTTCGTCTTTAAGCAGTTAGC from the Desulfotalea psychrophila LSv54 genome contains:
- the nfo gene encoding deoxyribonuclease IV, with translation MKYIGAHVSAAGGVENAPKNAVAIGANAFALFTKNQRQWKAKPLTEESIAAFKENLTEAGIEARHVLPHDSYLINLGHPEAEALEKSRGAFMDELGRCAQLGLPLLNFHPGSHLKKIDPEACLDRIAESINLAHGSVADVITVIENTAGQGTNLGYRFEHLARIIAAVEDKSRVGVCIDTCHAFAAGYDLRTVEACEKSWAEFDRIVGFKYLRGMHLNDAKSEFFSRVDRHQSLGAGNIGWEAFRYIMKDDRFDDIPLILETVDTSLWQEEIKKLQQWSVVEWRELEKTKTS
- a CDS encoding Wzz/FepE/Etk N-terminal domain-containing protein, translated to MQEDKTALLAREFRGRDKEQSPYFQNDEIDLLGLLHDIWDQRKFLMKIVLAVTLVAFLVLLVLPSTYQARMDIGQADSVALVVPVATGQDLLTRSYRFGIVSQYLKSFDSWVTFRQGNREGAFTDEELQGLQGEFVGLSVQVQAPKPIKGKAVSDPSVLRISYRGGGDNTSVEQRLTGFVLFVDKKAAAYVEQEMEVVIQKAGKEINNKIGLLRHAASVDRGNRITRLLAQQKKDLEQVDMEISALKASVLRSRAVRLTRLQENYAIAESLGIKLPTSMDNISERNVSNLKVMVTDQTAMPVYLLGTEVLAKRIQILREISDKKLYAQQLQPLLEKRELLLGSSELNGLRARKDDDAYIAELPGLLSRLQQLDAYTDDLQGVHALQVYSAATGSGHKIKPKKALILATTVLLSCFLAVALALLRTALQRRRESM